Below is a genomic region from Acidobacteriota bacterium.
CCTCCTGCGGAATCGGTACCGAAGATCGCCTGGTGCCCAGAACGTCACAATAGCACGGGTCGATTGGCTTCCAGAACGCACTCGGCGTCCCCCGTTCCAGGCTGCGGCCGATCCGACGCGGGACCTTCCGCCCCCGCGATTGCGCTGGCTCCGCCTGGGGTGTAGTCTGCGTACGTCAGGGGTCCGTATGGACGCCGGGGGGGAGACCGATGAGGACGCTGGCGATTGCGCTCGTGAGTGTCGGTGTGCTGCTGGCCGCGGCAACCGGAGCCGCGCACCACTCGTTCTCGGCGGAGTTCGACATCGAGAAGCCGATCACGCTCGAGGGCAGGCTGACCGAGCTGGAGTGGGTCAATCCCCACGGGTGGATCCACATGGATGTCGAGAATCCCGACGGCACGGTGACGAACTGGGCGGTCGAGATGGGCAACCCGACCGCGCTGCTGCGGCGCGGCCTGCGCCGGGGCGACTTTCCGCCCGGAATCGAGTTCGTGGTCGAGGGGTACGAGGCGAAGGACGGCTCGCCGACCGCCAATGCAATCACCGTGACGTTTCCCGACGGGCGCGACTTCTTCGCCGGCTCCTCGGGCACCGGTGCTCCGGTGCCGCCGGGGCAGCGCTAGGAGTCTGCGCCGTAGAACGGCGTAGACTTCTAGTCAGGCCGGTTGGGCGGCAATCGGATGCCGCAGCGCGACCGCAGCGGTCGCGTTCGGCGACGATTGTCGGGCTAGGAGTCTTCGCCGTAGATTGTCGGGCTGGGAGTCTTGCGCCGCTACCCGGCGAGCGGAGGGAGTTCTCCGGCGCGCGCTGCGACGCGCGCGCCCCGTCCCGGAGGTGATCATCGTGTCCACGTGGTCCATGCCGGTTGTCGTCGCGGCCGTCTGTCTTTGTCTGTTCGGGGCGCCGCCGGCGGCCGCGCAGACGCCATCCGGCGCCGCGGAAGCGTACACGCCGCCGCGCACGCCGGACGGGCAGCCCGACCTGCAGGGCATCTGGCAGGCGCTCAACACCGCCGCCTGGGACATCCAGGACCACCGGCCGAGCGCCGGGGTACCGGCCGGCCAGGGGGTCGTCGACGGGAACGAGATCCCGTACCAGCCGTGGGCGCAGGCGCAGAAGCAGGAGAACTACGAGAATCGGCTCACCGCGGATCCCAATCGGCAGTGCTATCTGCCGGGCGTGCCGCGGATCACCTACATGCCGTATCCCTTCCAGATTCTCCAGTTCTCCGACCGCGTCCTGATCCTGTACGAGTACGTGCACGCCTCGCGCACCGTCTACATGGACGGCAGCCCGCACCCGGAGGGGCACATCGATTTCTGGATGGGGGACTCGCGCGGGCGCTGGGAGGGCGACACGCTGGTGGTCGACGTGATCCACTTCAACGACCGGACGTGGTTCGACGACGCCGGCAATTTCCACAGCGAAGCCCTGCACGTGGTCGAGCGCTACACGCCGACCGGGCCGGATCACCTGCGCTACGAGGTCACCATAGAGGACCCGAAGGTGTTCACGCGGCCCTGGACGATGTCCATGCCCCTCTATCGCCGGCAGGAAGCGAACGTCCAGCTCCTGGAGTACGAGTGCTTCGCCTACTCCGAGGAGGAGCTGGCGGCCGACAAGTGATCCGACGGCGCGATTGTCGATGGAGGATCCGATGAGCAGAAGGTGCATCCGAGCCGCGGTCGCGGCAGCGACTCTCGTCGCCACGGCGTGGCTGGCGCCCCAGCCGGCGGTTGGACCGGGCGGCGCCGGGCAGCTTCTCGCGGTGGTCGAAGCGGCCGGCGCGCGCGGCGAGGGCTCCGGCGAGGGCGGCGGGCAGGCGACGGATCTGCCGCGCACGGCGGACGGACATCCCGACATGCAGGGCTATTGGGACGGTGGTCCGGCCAATGCTTCGCACAGCATCGAGGACGGCTGCTGCGATGCCATCCACGCCCGGATGCAGAGCCGGGGTCCGGAGCGGCTCGGACTGCCCTTCCAGTTGATCGTCGATCCTCCGGACGGGCGGATCCCCTACCGGCCGTGGGCGGCGGAGAAGCGCGTCGAGTTCCTGTTCGACATGGAGACGCCGACCGAGCTCTCGCACATCGATCCCGAGGACCGCTGCCTGCTGAACGGGGTGCCGCGCAGCAACTACCGCGGGGACATCGAGATCCGTCAGAACGGCAGCCACGTGGTGATGCTCTACGAGTGGGCCCACGCCTACCGGGTCGTGCCGATGGACGGCCGTCCCCACATCGGCAGGGACATCGCGCTGTTCAACGGCGATTCGCGGGGCCGCTGGGAGGGCGACACCCTGGTCGTCGACGTGACCAACTTCAACGACGTGCCGTGGATCGACTCGCACGGCAGCTTCTACAGCGAGCAACTCCACGTGGTGGAGCGCTGGCGCATGCTCGACGCCGACACTCTCCGCTACGAGGCCACCATCGAGGACCCGGCGGTGTTCACGCAGCCCTGGACGCTGGCGTTCGACATGGGACGCATCGGCGGCGAGGGCTACGAGTTCTACGAAGAGGCGTGCTGGGAAGGGGTCACCAACCGGCGCCGGCTGGCCGCGGGACGGATAGCCGTCGCCAACGGCGAGCGCTTCATGCACACGCACGAGGATCCGCAGCAGTAGGCTGTCCGGCGGCCGTCGGGTTCGGGCACCGGTTGCTCTCGCGTGTGCAGAGCCGGCCCGACCATGTCGGGGCCTGCGCCGCCGTGGCGTTACGTCCCGCGTTAAGGTGCACCGGGGATCGTTTCGACCCGATGCCGCTGCACACCGCCGACGCGTTGATTCTACGGACCTACAAACTGGGCGAGGCGGATCGCATCGTCGTGTTCCTGACCGCCGACCGGGGCAAGCGCCGCGGCGTCGCGAAAGGGGCACGCCGGACCCGCTCCTCGTTCTCCGGCGCGCTGGAGCCGATGACGCGGGGGCGCGTCGCCTACTTCGAACGGGAACGGCGCGAGTTGGTGCGGCTGCGTTACGTGGAGCCGGTCTGCTCGCCGCTGGCCAGCGACAGCGTGGAGGCGCTCGCTCACGCGGGGTACTTCGCCGAGCTGATCGACGAATGGGCTCCGGAGGCGGATCCCAACGAGAAGTTGTTCCGGCTGGGGACCGCCGTGGTCGAGTCGCTTGCGGCCGGTATCCCCATCGGCCGGCTCGCGCGCTACTTCGAGTTCTGGCTGCTGCGGCTGCAGGGCGTCTACCCGCCGGTCACGGCTCCTCCGGACGAGGGCGGCGGGCTGTCGTCCGCCGCGATGTCGTTCCTGGCCGCGGCCCGGGTGGTCGGTCCGATGGAGCTCGGCTCTGTCGAGCTGTCCGCGGCGGCGGACCGAGAGCTCGTCCGAGTCCACCAGCGGCTGATCAGGACGCACCTGGACAAGGAGCTGAAGTCGGTGCGCGTCGTGCGATCGCTGACGCGCGCCCCGCGCGGCGATTGAGACGGTCTCCCGCCAACTGACGGCGCCGGGCGGGTCGGACGGCTGGCCGATGCCGCCGCCGTCAAGAGGCGCGGACGGGCTCGCCGTTTCGGCTTCTGTCGCCGGCCGCCTTGACACGTGCCAAGTTGGCGGCAAGACTGCTTTCCGTCCATCCGTGCCTTCGGGACCTCGGCTCATCGCGGGAGCGTGAACCATGTCGCGGCCTGTCGTCTCGTTATCGGTGGCGTTCGCGATGGCTCTGGGGATGGGCCTGCTCGTGGTCGAGCCCTTCTCGCCGGGCGCTGACGAAGCGCTGCACGCAGCGGCCGGCCAGAGTGCCGCGGCCGAGGTCGAGCCGTTCACGATCGACGTCTCGGAAGAGATCCTCGTGGACCTGCGCGAGCGCCTGATGCGCGCCCGCCTGCCGGACGAGCCGGAAGGCGTCGGGTGGCAGCTCGGGATGAACCAGGCCTACCTGCAGCAGCTCATCGAGTACTGGCGCGACGAGTTCGACTGGCGGGAGCAGGAGCGCCGGCTCAACGAGCTCGAGCAGTTCAAGACCCGCATCGACGGCCTCGACATCCACTTCGTGCACCGCCGGTCGCCCGAGCCGGACGCGTTCCCCCTGATCCTGACCCACGGCTGGCCCGGCACGTTCGCGGAGTTCGCCAAGGTGATCGGACCGTTGACCGATCCGGTCGCCCACGGGGGCCGGGCGGAGGACGCGTTTCACGTCGTGGCGCCGTCGATACCCGGCTACGGCTTCTCGGACCGGCCGCCGCGCCTGGGGTACGGCAGGGATCGGACCGGCGCCATCTTCGCCGAGCTGATGGCGCGCCTGGGCTACGAGCGGTACGGCGCCCAGGGCGGCGACCTCGGCGCCGGCATCAGCCGCTGGCTGGCCGTCAACGACGCCGAGCACGTGGCCGGCCTGCACCTGAACCTGTGCAGCGCCGACCCGCCCGATCCGGAGGACCCGACCGCCGGGGTGCCGCCCGAAGAGGTGGCGCTGATGCGCGAGCGCGCCGCCTTCTGGACCGACGAGGAGCGGGGCTACAGCCACATGCACGGCACAAAGCCGCAGACCCTCGGCTACAGCCTGAACGATTCGCCGGTGGGGCTGGCGGCGTGGATCGTCGAGAAGTACCGGAGCTGGTGCGACTGCAACGGCGATCCGGAGACGCGCTTCAGCAAGGACGAGCTGCTGACGACGCTCACCATCTACTGGGCCACGGAGACGGCGACCTCGGCGGCCCGCTACTACTACGAGGGCCGGCACGGGGGCAGCTCGCCGGAGCCGGCGCGCATTGAGGTGCCGACCGCCTGCGCGGCGTTTCCGGGCGAGTTCCGGTTCACGCCGCGGCGCTGGCTGGAGGCGCGCTACAACCTGGTGCGCTTCACGATGATGCCCAGCGGGGGGCACTTCGCGGCGGCCGAGGAGCCGGAGCTGTTCGTCGACGACCTGCGGGCGTTCTTTCGAGAGCTGAGGAATCCGGGGTGAACACCCGCCGCCGGCTGTCGGTCGCCGGCGTCACTGCGGCAGCGCCATCGCGACCAGCTCGCTCCCCATGTCGTCCCAGCCGACGGTGGCGATGATGTACTGGCGGCCGTCGACCATGTAGGTCATCGGCGCGCCGGTGGTGCCGCCCGGCAGCTCGATCTCCCACACGATCTCGCCGGTCGCCTTGTCGTAGGCGCGGAACGTCTTGCCGCCGGGGCCGTTCCACCACTGCGGCAGCGTCGCCACGCCGGTGTTGCCCCCCTCGCCGAGGAAGACCAGCGATTTGGTCACCAGCACCGACGCGCGTCCGCCCTGGCCGAGCCACGGCAGGTCGAGGTCGCGCAGCGCCGGGTGGTCCCGCGGTCCCTCGCCGTTGGGGACCTGCCAGGCGATGTCGCCGGCGTTCAGATCGATGGCGGTGAGGCGGCCGTACGGCGGCTTGAACATCGACAGCCCCTGCGGGCCGATCAACGGCGTGTACCGCTGACGGACCAGCCGCACGTCGGCGCGCGGGTGCTCGGACGGGGTGAGCGCGACCACGTTCTGGCTGTAGGCGGAAGGGACGTAGAGCACGCCGGTTTCCGGATCGAACCCGGCCCCGCTCCAGCTCGCCCCACCGGCGGTCCCGGGGCTGAAGATGGTCCCCTGCTTCGCGCCGGGGCTCTCTTCGAGCACGATCGGGGCGGTGAACATCGGTCCCCAGACGTACCGGTCCAGGATCTCGATGGCTTCCTGCCGCAGCTCGGGGGTGAAGTCGATGAGGTCGTCGACGGTCACCCCCTGCAGCTCGAACGGCGGCGGCTTGGTGGGGAAGGGCTGCGTCGGCGAGAGCTGCTCGCCCGGCACGTCGGACGCCGGAACCGCCCGCTCCTCGATCGGCCAGACCGGCTCGCCGGTGGCGCGGTCGAAGACGTACACGAACGCCTGCTTGCTCGGCTGGGCGACCGCCTTGATCGGCCGGCCGTCGACGGTGATATCGACCAGC
It encodes:
- the recO gene encoding DNA repair protein RecO; the encoded protein is MPLHTADALILRTYKLGEADRIVVFLTADRGKRRGVAKGARRTRSSFSGALEPMTRGRVAYFERERRELVRLRYVEPVCSPLASDSVEALAHAGYFAELIDEWAPEADPNEKLFRLGTAVVESLAAGIPIGRLARYFEFWLLRLQGVYPPVTAPPDEGGGLSSAAMSFLAAARVVGPMELGSVELSAAADRELVRVHQRLIRTHLDKELKSVRVVRSLTRAPRGD
- a CDS encoding epoxide hydrolase 1 → MGLLVVEPFSPGADEALHAAAGQSAAAEVEPFTIDVSEEILVDLRERLMRARLPDEPEGVGWQLGMNQAYLQQLIEYWRDEFDWREQERRLNELEQFKTRIDGLDIHFVHRRSPEPDAFPLILTHGWPGTFAEFAKVIGPLTDPVAHGGRAEDAFHVVAPSIPGYGFSDRPPRLGYGRDRTGAIFAELMARLGYERYGAQGGDLGAGISRWLAVNDAEHVAGLHLNLCSADPPDPEDPTAGVPPEEVALMRERAAFWTDEERGYSHMHGTKPQTLGYSLNDSPVGLAAWIVEKYRSWCDCNGDPETRFSKDELLTTLTIYWATETATSAARYYYEGRHGGSSPEPARIEVPTACAAFPGEFRFTPRRWLEARYNLVRFTMMPSGGHFAAAEEPELFVDDLRAFFRELRNPG